A stretch of Elusimicrobiota bacterium DNA encodes these proteins:
- a CDS encoding type II toxin-antitoxin system HicB family antitoxin: MNQQIKIIVEKHPDGYVAYPLGLKGAVVGEGNTYEEALADVKSAIRFHIKTFGRQVLKIEPPIIEAFVAETGVLV, translated from the coding sequence AGCAGATCAAAATTATAGTTGAAAAACATCCTGATGGTTATGTTGCATATCCGTTAGGATTAAAAGGTGCAGTTGTCGGAGAAGGTAATACATATGAAGAAGCATTAGCAGATGTTAAATCAGCAATAAGATTTCATATTAAAACATTCGGCAGACAGGTATTAAAAATTGAACCGCCAATAATAGAAGCATTTGTCGCTGAAACAGGAGTACTTGTCTGA